One region of Camelina sativa cultivar DH55 unplaced genomic scaffold, Cs unpScaffold00618, whole genome shotgun sequence genomic DNA includes:
- the LOC104773679 gene encoding uncharacterized protein LOC104773679, with protein sequence MNRHADENERSIEEISALLYGPTAESLVVAKVEKADKGSRGNEIVAKEVEKKDGSRVSLPLYSPPLPFTQRVLTKSKKKVLSSFKANMSRVGAPLPYVDSLSQVPLHIEFIKAILANREKVEEIMEIFDSPSEQQPSLKTLSKLEDPGRFTIRCSLGVLQLDDALCDLGASVNVMSLEMVKSLGIKDMKQPSSSIMFGDASSKSPLGLIENYPLKVGDCTVPTDFMKVTLRQVNPNTSYPIKPSSTMFCGTINSEDVTTKEEHRDLNNQHQELQVDTIGINETTKLDEDILDGECLDSLFDDLKGDSREGELGQASKVVDKKKRKKKQIHPPTIVSSPMTLCLHPLGLVDGAIEYKVTHKGPSSPFASVKVRLDPKYQYDKDKLHDLLSSVLTINLHSLSTNST encoded by the exons atgaatcGCCATGCTGATGAGAATGAACGGTCTATTGAAGAGATATCTGCTCTTCTATATGGTCCTACTGCTGAGAGTTTGGTGGTTGCTAAAGTTGAGAAAGCTGATAAAGGATCTAGGGGTAATGAGATAGTCGCCAAGGAGGTTGAAAAGAAAGATGGATCAAGagtttctcttcctctttataGTCCTCCACTTCCATTTACACAAAGGGTtcttacaaaatctaaaaagaaaGTGCTCTCAAGTTTCAAAGCTAATATGAGTAGAGTTGGAGCACCTTTGCCTTATGTGGATAGCTTGTCTCAAGTTCCTCTCCATATAGAATTCATCAAAGCTATTCTAGCAAACAGAGAGAAGGTGGAAGAAATCATGGAAATCTTTGATTCACCAAGTGAACAACAACCCAGCCTAAAAACACTTtccaagcttgaagatccaggcaGATTTACTATACGTTGCTCACTTGGTGTTTTACAACTTGATGATGCCTTATGTGATTTAGGAGCAAGTGTTAATGTAATGTCACTTGAGATGGTAAAGAGTCTCGGGATCAAAGACATGAAGCAGCCCTCttcttccatcatgtttggagaTGCTTCCTCAAAATCTCCACTTGGTTTGATTGAGAACTATCCACTCAAGGTTGGTGATTGCACAGTTCCAACAGACTTCATG aaagtAACTCTTCGTCAAGTGAATCCCAACACATCCTATCCTATCAAACCTTCCTCTACAATGTTTTGTGGAACAATCAATAGTGAAGATGTGACAACTAAAGAAGAGCATAGAGACTTGAATAATCAACATCAAGAGCTCCAAGTTGATACAATAGGGATTAATGAGACTACAAAGCTTGATGAGGACATCTTGGATGGTGAGTGTTTAGACTCTTTATTTGATGACCTCAAAGGAGATTCTAGAGAAGGGGAATTGGGTCAAGCAAGTAAAGttgttgacaagaagaagaggaaaaagaaacaaatccacCCTCCCACCATTGTTTCATCTCCTATGACTTTGTGTTTGCATCCCTTGGGGCTTGTTGATGGAGCAATAGAGTACAAAGTGACGCACAAAGGTCCTTCTTCACCATTTGCAAGTGTCAAAGTCAGGCTAGATCCCAAGTATCAATATGACAAAGATAAGCTTCATGACCTTCTCTCAAGTGTCCTCACTATCAACCTCCACTCTCTTTCCACCAATTCAACATGA